A window of Branchiostoma floridae strain S238N-H82 chromosome 9, Bfl_VNyyK, whole genome shotgun sequence genomic DNA:
AttgagctatgtccagtatcagggatATAACTTCGAACGGTGTCGTTTttcaaagttagatgacgtcatggttagggtgacgtcataactttggacaacttcgtacaGCCCCCGGCTGACTGttcaaagttaggatgacgtcatggttagcgtgacgtcataacttcggacaccTTCGGACAACTTcatacaccacccggctgactgtccaaagtttagatgacgtcataacttcggacaagttcgtacaactttggacaacttcagacatctaacttaacttaggacaacttcgtgcatttcaccctgatactggacatgggtggagcaatttgcataaattgaaATGTTCTGTAGGTCTACGAGACAATAGGCTCTTGTACATCGAGTTCGACACAAAGAGGAGGTCAAAGAGCAAATGGCGACATCACAAGAGACAGATTCGTCATGGGAAGAAACAGGCATGCAACAGGTGACGACCAAGCTGTCAACAGTAGTGGACGAACTTCGTGAATTGGACTTAAAGTTTAAAGAGGGTTCCGACCTAGAAGCCGTAGAGAGGGGATTCGCACACAAGCTTATACATGCCATTAGTAGTAAAAATGAGTTATTGGAATGTGAGGCGCTGAAAAGCCTAGGAGATTTGTACTTACAGAAGACGAAAATTAAGTACCATAAGGTAGAGAACTTTAGCAATGCGTGCGCGCTGTACAGGGAAGTCTTGCGACATCACACACTCGATGAGCAGAAGGGAGTCATTGAACATCGTATCAAATATGCAGAGAAAAGTACGAAGGTTGTACACGATCCAAAGCGTGCAGAATCAGAAAATGTTAGTTCAAGTAATATGACATTGGCTGTGTCGAGGACAAGAAGTAACGGAGAAGACCAAGATGAAAGGACAATATATGGGGCCTTTAATTTGGGCTTAtacaaatttcttcgtaaaaGCAGTCATGAACAGAAATACGTGTCTAGGGATAGAATGTCTGAAGGGCCTTGGAGACCTGTACGTCGAGCTAGAGAAGGGACGGGTGGGCAAGCACGAGACAGCATTTACGAAAGCAGCTAACCTGTACCGAGCGGCGCTGGACCGCTGTGAAGATTCGAGTGGCAGAGAAACACTGGAACATCGAATAAAGTACACAGAGAAAATCAAGACAATAGCAATGAAGGTACGGAAGTGACAATCCATTtaattcttaatttttgtttgatAACCCATTTTGATCAGAACTTGACATAAGCGTTAGGCCAGAGTTTTATTTAAATTGCTTTCTTTTTCCTATAACGCGGACGCCGTCAAAGCGTTTGGAAATTCGTGCTCGCTGTCGGCAATTTTATGGTGACTTCGGGCACCCGTTGCAGGTATGATTCCTTGGAATCGAAAGCGGATAGGGCAGAGTGTGCACGATTCTCTGTAATTTTTCTGCCCGGATACACAATGTGTGTTAGAGTGGTCATCTTGTTACCGTAGGAATCACAATGTACCAATATCATGTGTTATATCTTCAATGTTCTCGTGAAACGAAAAGGACGAGTGTGAGATTAATATCTTTAATACTTTCAGAAGAGACAAGACCCAGCACAAACCGGCAACAGGAAAGCTTGTAAGGAGAACGTGTTCACACCTCCTCTCATCTCACCTCAGCCACTCCACCCAAGGACGGCCAAGTTATTTCAAGACTTAGATACAAAAGTTACCAACCTAAGACTCGGGCACAGCGACAGCACAGAGGAAGACACTGACAGGTTAGAGTGACCTACGTTTCTTGCATAAGAACGTTTGTTTGAACCATGCAAGGAAAGGTGTTTGAGAGACCTAAAtggttgttgtttgacattgggacatatcaaatcaaatttcTATCATTTGAAAATGTGAAATTCCTTGTACTTTGTCTTCATCGCGTTTTGAATATGTAAATAATCTCTCTATGGTGCTTTAATGCTTAACTACCAAGTGGACGTACCCTAAAATAACGAGTTACATGAAGTGAAAATGTTGCTATATCTAAACCCTCCCCTCCTTTGCAGAACATACAAGAAAAACTTGCAAGAGGGCTGCAGGGCTCTACGGACAGGGGACCTGGACAAGGCAGAAGAAAACTTTGCAGCAGCGCTCAAGGCCGTCAGTAGTTATCAATTTCCAGAACTTACTACTTCCGCTCATGCCGAGGGTGAGTTTTGGACGTTTCGTCAACCAATTCAAAAGTAGCAAGTAGATATTAAAACATTTGTGCAGCAAATTGGAAATAGAAGTCACTAGATTCTGATCGACATACAATACCCTGTTTACAACGAGCATGGTCTTTGAAATATCATTATCTCATCCGTCAAGTAATAACTTTTTGTTAAAAGCTGCAATAATTCATACGCAAAAACTATTGTCAACGGTATTGTCAATAAAACCTCAACGATACAAACGTCAAAAAATATTTTAGTTGAATATTGCTCTGAAAGTTCACTTATCGAAAACACCAAACACAACCTTGACTTTATTTTCATATTATACTACAGGTGAACACATCAAAGAGGCAGAACCCCTATACAAGTTGAGTGAAGTCTACCTAAAAAGGGGAATACTGTCAAAAGACGGAAGtgatttcaccaaggctgcagcactctgtaatgcagcactggtaagatCAAGGAGGAAAGACATAAGTAAGGCAATCCACAAAATAACCCGATCATTTGTTAGGAACCTGCTGAATATCCAACACACGGCAGACATTGGtgatacaaagaaaaacaaattgatTTTGAAAGAACATCGAGACTATGTAAAAGAAGAGATCACCAGAATCGAACAACAGATAGATCCATACACCCTTGATGATGACGACACAAACATAACCCAAGTAGAGAAGAAGCGAGCGGAAGCTATCAAAGTATTATTTCAGACAATTGGGAATCAGCGAATAATGTTTCTAACTGGCCTTGTAAATGAATGCATGGAAGTAATGGGCCcgcctccctgtaagtacgccatgataggcttgggttcacaggccacgGGATTGGTAACCCCGTACTCTGATCTGGAGTTTGCTATCTTGATAGAGaaggaaacagaaaataatgtcAGGTACTTCCGTAACCTCACTTACTATCTGCATATCAAAGTAATCAACCTGGGAGAGACCATTCTCCCGGCTATGGGGATAAAGTCTCTTAATGATTTCCATTCTGACAGTCTACAGGGCAGCTGGTTCTATGACTCTGTAACACCGCGTGGTTTTTCGTTCGATGGAGCGATGCCGCATGCATGTAAGACTCCACTAGGCAGAGGCAGAAACGATACGGCAAGAAGCGAGCTTATCCAAACGCCAAAggagatgaacagcattttaacAAATGACCTTACTTTGCAtctaaagaaaggctaccatcttgcAAATGTGTTGGGCAATGTTTGTTTGATCACAGGAGATCAGGACTTGGTTGACGTGTATACCGATTTGTGGAATCAGCAACTTCAAGAGAACAATGGTGCAACTCCTTTGTTAATAGCCAAGACTGCACTTGGTGAGAATGCTTCGACATTTGGAATCCACGATCTTAAGACCACTCTTCTAAACGTCAAGAAAGATATCTATCGATTCTCAAGCCTCGTGGTGTCTTGTCTAGCGTTACTTCATAACATACAGCCGACCACAATTTGGGAGACAATTCAGAAGCTGAATATGAATGGGGTCATCAACAGTGAGAACGCTCATCACCTAATGGTGATGGTCAGTATCTCTGCAGAACTGAGACTgaggacatacatgaacaatcgtGGTCAGGTGGAAAACATGTCAGCCTTATCTTCAATGTTGACAGGTAGAGAAATAGGAGATGAAATGAAGAAAGTGTTCTACTATTCAAATACAAAACAGCTGATGAGATACTACAACACAGCAAGACCCTTAAAGCGCACCATTTCTGAGCTAACTGACAATGGGTCACTAGTCGATTCGCGAATTTTGTTTGACGATTCTCCGAGACTAAAGGCAGAGGTATACAAAAGTCTGTGTGACTATGAAAATCACAAGTCATGGATGGAGAGAGCACTACAAAACGAGTTAGCCACACGTGGTAGGAGCAGcacacatcctgacattgctgaCTATCTTCAAGACATGGGTCTTGCCTGGAGAGACTTTGGCTGTCCTCAAGAAGCCGTAAGCAATCTCGAGCAGTCACTTGAAATGATGCGTATCAACTACAGTGAGGGCACTCCTCACATTGCTATGTGCCTTAACAACTTAGGTTTAGCATGGAAGGATCTTGGGGATTATAGAAAAGCTGctagctatcatgaacagtcactgaagatgatgcGGCGTCTGTGGGGAGAAAGTTCCGTACATCCTGTTATTGCCATGGTAGTGAATAACTTGGGCGTGGTCTTGAGGGAGCTTGGTTATTTCAAAGAGGCCCTTGAATCTCATGAACAGGCGCTACAGATGAGGCTAGATTATCATGCCATGAGTAGGACCATTGCACATGCTGACATTGCCATGTCATATACCAACCTCGGTAccgcctggagtgaccttggggATCACACGAAGGCCGTTTTCTATTACGAATGTTCACTACAGATAACGCGAAGTATATATGGTGAGACTTCTGCACATCCGGACGTTGCCAACACGTTGAATAGCTTAGGTGCCGCCTGGAGGGAGCTTGGTGATCATAGGAAGGCCGCCAGTCATTATGATCACGCATTACGGATATTACGAAGAGTCCATGGGAAGAGCACTCCACATCCTGAGGTTGCGGGCACACTCGACAACTTGGGTTCGATTTGGATGTGCCTTGGCGATCACCAAAAGGCCGTCaactatcacgaacagtcactacaaatgAGACGTAGCATCTATGGTGAGGGCACTAAACATCATGTCATTGCCGAGTCATTAAACAACTTAGGTCTTGTCTGGAGAGAGATTGGTGATCATAAAAAGGCCGCAGGCTATTTCCAGGAGTCATTTGAGATGCTGAGAACTTTCTATGGTGAGGACAAAGCACACCGTAGAATTGCCAGCTCTCTCGAAAATCTGGCTATTACATTGGCAGACCTTGGTGATAACAAAAAAGCTGTAAGCTATCTTGATCAGGCGCTTCATATGATGCGGAAGATCTATGGTGAGAGTACTGCACATCCTGAGATAACCAAAACACTTACCAACTTGGGAAGCGTCTGGAGCAATCTTGGTGATTACAGTAAGGCAGCCAGCTACTTTAAGCATTCGATGCAGATGATGCGTAGTATTTATGGGGAGGATCgtgcacatccggacattgccctAACACTTTACAACTTAGGTGGCACCTGTATGAGCCTTGGTGATAACACAACGGccgtcagctattatgaacagtcactgatGATGTGGCGAAGCATCCATGGTAAAGATACTGCACACCCTGTCATTGCCAACATACTGTACAACTTGGGTGTCGTCTGGGGTGAGCTTGGTGACTATAGAAAGTctgtcagctatcatgaacaatCACTACGGATGAGtcagagtatctatggtgaggacgcTCCACATCCTGACATTACCTTGTCACTTTACAACTTAAGCAATGCTTGGAAGAACTTTGGTGATCACAGCAAGGCTGTCATCTGTCTTTCCCAGCTAATGGGACTGGATTGGACGGGCAGTTTTGACTGGCATGCGCAAATTTATGGCCATATATTCACGATCTTGGACAGTAAGCAATATCTGAcagaaagcaaggaggtttgaGGGACCTCGTTGCAGAAAACATTATATTAATTAACATATACGCCTTACAAAAGAACAACACTCCTGGCAGATGTCCTATACCTCTATGAGAATAACTTCTGGACAGCCTGAAGGGTTCTGTGTCCATTCTATTCTTAATTCTGCATAgtattttttgtctattttcatgATCTGATGTTATATGAGAGTGACCATCATGGATGTGATGATCGCAGTTTAATCTGGAATCAAGCTCAGTACTAGTATTCTAATATAGCATATAAATTGACAAATGGTGTATGTTTTATGAATATTCACCGGAGCGTTTACCTTGCGATTACTTTAAAATACTGTAACTTCCAGCCCAGGCATAATTATAGCATATAACATTAGAACTTACATGACCTATATACAAATGAAAAAtgttatagatacatgtacgtatGCAGCAATTGCAAGTCATGGCCTTTTCTCGAGATTGATGAGAACCTTCGGCTTCAAAATGGGGGGTGATTTCATGATAATATGCTTGAACTTGCCATTTACCACCATCAAGTTATCACATtcaaataatgatgatgaacaaATCTTTGGAGGCAGGTAGAGGGAGAGAGTCCTTGACCTTCGttcaagatgatgatgatgacattatggagtaacatcacatgtacatgtaacgttacatttactAGCATATTAAACGCTATTTGTATAATATTGTCACCTATTTCTTTTCAACGTTTCATGGTAGCTTTATGAAAACAAACCATGGCcccatttgttttatttttgttttaatagCATAACAATGCCCTGTGACAGTGTAGTGGACAGACAGCCGCCAAGGGCCACTGAATTGGGTACTAGTAATATTGTATTATTAACGTTAATACAAccagaaataaacaaataaataaacatgatATGTGCAAGGACACCGTAACGTTTGataaggtacatttgtagtagtCGGGATTAGTGAAAACGAGTCAAAAACGAGACGAGAAGGCGTACAATACCACCCTACCCCGCACATCTGCTTGATGTGAACAGAAGGAGGCGTGGCCCGTGACGTCtatggtcaaaggtcatcgtTCACTGGGTCAAAAATAGTTCACCGGCAAAAGGTAGGCGTACCGATCGCATGCACGGTTTAACGGTAAGGTAAAAAGAGTTGGAAATAGAAGGTCTTATGTCTGTCACATGTTGACACACGGCGCTGAACATGTAGCGATTTTGAACGCAAatcgtaacgttacatttttttttatagagaAGCGACGTGAACGTAAAGAGTGTCGATTTGAACGTAATTACTGcagccaaggacgttataacgtccATGCATGCATGTAGCTGGGGCAACGATCGCATGGAGAAAAACTTTCTCAAATTAGTTTACCCCAGTCTTATGTAGCATATTGTAGGGTTGGCGAAATGCATTGATATTATATTAAACGGCACTAGACTAGAAAATAATGGTTGACTAATTCAgtaattgattgatttattgaccTCCATTTGTTGACCAGGTCTGCGCACGGGTCAACAATTTTTCCGGCAACGTTGAAGGTGTCGGTGACATTCTTCCTTGCGCTATCAATgcatttgtaacgttatattacctAGGTTTACAGAAAGTTTTTACTTTCAATTAAGAAACCCAGAGACCATGAAGAGAACCTGGACTGACCTGGGCAGCTGAAGCCCTCCCATGTCGTTCCGGACAGCCCAGCGCCATGGCTACGCAGTGGAGTTCTCCCCTTACTACCCCCAGCTGCTGGCCTGTGCCACCTGTCAGTACTACGGCATAGCAGGTACGGTGGGCTGTTAAGGTTACTTTTAACATTTATAAGAACATTCCAGCAAATCTACTGAAACATTAGCAGCGAGTAGAACAGTCTTTACCCCAAGCTCGCTCCTGAGATTCGAACACACGACCTATCAGTCGCTCAACCCGGCAGCCAAGCTCATAAAACCAAGCACGCAACCAATttagccaaaagcctgacaagCGATGGCATTGTCGgttggcggtgcttgaaccccaatGTTACACTACTAATGTTATATACTGATACACTACTTGCTACTTGCTAGTCAAGTATTCAATATAACCTGGATGCCGGACTGTTTCCACTGGGCTGACACATGTCAGCACATTGGCTCCAAGGCCAACATGCCCTTAATGAAACCCAGAGTTAGACCCTCCCCTGAAAACAGTCTAGCATCCAGACTAAGTATCACAGAATAGAAATCTTGTTGTCACGATCATTTCATCATATGGCTGCTTTTTGTATCAGCCATTGACTTGATAAGAGTATAAGTTACAGTACATCAAGATATTTAAGAATATCCCTCTAACAAgtttaggtgtgacggatcgttcagtgtaatataaccagctgctgctgcaccacgtgcctgcgaagctggtgtgttacgccgaagggcggttataccggctatatagatacagatacagaagttcaTGTAAATTACTCGAATGGgaagttaggccacagcaagtaaattttatggatgacatcttctgcagactgcaagaatagtgcgatagggaaaaaaaaaacaagatgggtgaaaaaaaaacaagatggctacattttcaaaaataggcaccattaaGTTgcgatgaatgttgtaacaataaTCTAAGgggcaaaacatggtatcagagccaacaaggcattcattcctgtattcaagacatgtaccggtgtggtaaaagtgacactagtgtggtagactggcatcaccaacaaagttggtaaccacactcgtggcttccatattggtgtcacttttacaactatccaatac
This region includes:
- the LOC118422287 gene encoding uncharacterized protein LOC118422287, with the protein product MKGQYMGPLIWAYTNFFVKAVMNRNTCLGIECLKGLGDLYVELEKGRVGKHETAFTKAANLYRAALDRCEDSSGRETLEHRIKYTEKIKTIAMKKRQDPAQTGNRKACKENVFTPPLISPQPLHPRTAKLFQDLDTKVTNLRLGHSDSTEEDTDRTYKKNLQEGCRALRTGDLDKAEENFAAALKAVSSYQFPELTTSAHAEGEHIKEAEPLYKLSEVYLKRGILSKDGSDFTKAAALCNAALSTGQLVL